The following are encoded in a window of Neomicrococcus lactis genomic DNA:
- a CDS encoding energy-coupling factor ABC transporter ATP-binding protein yields MSHFRFSGVSVTTPAAMDSPTSGDTSVRDQVILAPFDLELTEARVVVLGPNGSGKSTFLRLLNGLSAPSAGTVSVDGFDTVDAVRDVRQRVAFLFTDPMSQLVMPLVREDVELSLKATIKNSAARREAALAALDSVGVAHLAERSVYDLSGGERQLVALVSVLAAGQRVLVADEPNTLLDLRNTNRLRRIFRSLPQQIIFATHDLDFAQDADRALVFDGGKIVYDGAAPGGLAAYRDLCSAEDLDAR; encoded by the coding sequence ATGAGTCACTTTAGATTTTCCGGAGTTTCTGTCACCACACCTGCAGCAATGGACTCCCCCACGTCCGGCGATACTTCCGTTCGGGACCAGGTCATCCTCGCGCCCTTCGATCTGGAACTGACGGAAGCACGCGTCGTCGTACTGGGTCCTAACGGCTCCGGAAAATCGACGTTCCTCCGCCTCCTGAACGGGCTGAGCGCGCCGTCAGCTGGCACGGTATCGGTAGACGGCTTCGACACCGTGGACGCGGTGCGTGACGTCCGCCAACGCGTCGCGTTCCTCTTTACCGATCCCATGTCCCAACTCGTGATGCCGCTCGTTCGCGAGGACGTGGAGCTCTCACTCAAGGCCACCATCAAGAATTCCGCGGCTCGGCGCGAGGCTGCGCTGGCCGCGCTGGATTCCGTGGGAGTCGCGCACTTGGCTGAACGCAGCGTCTATGACCTTTCTGGCGGCGAACGGCAACTAGTAGCGCTCGTGAGCGTGCTGGCGGCCGGTCAGCGCGTGCTCGTCGCGGATGAACCCAATACGCTGCTGGATCTGCGCAACACAAATCGCTTGCGCAGGATCTTCCGCTCACTCCCCCAGCAAATTATTTTTGCCACGCATGACTTGGACTTCGCGCAAGATGCGGACCGCGCTTTAGTTTTTGACGGCGGAAAGATCGTGTACGACGGCGCCGCGCCCGGCGGGCTTGCCGCTTACCGTGATCTGTGCTCGGCTGAGGACCTCGATGCGCGGTAA
- a CDS encoding metal-sulfur cluster assembly factor, with the protein MSDTAQKQTPLEDIEEALKEVIDPELGVNVVDLGLLYGLKYAEDGALLIDMTLTTAACPLTDMIEEQVGSNIESLVDEWRLNWVWMPPWGPERITDDGRDQMRALGFNI; encoded by the coding sequence ATGAGTGACACTGCACAGAAGCAGACGCCTCTCGAGGACATCGAAGAGGCTCTCAAAGAAGTTATTGACCCCGAATTGGGCGTCAACGTGGTGGACTTGGGCCTGTTGTATGGCCTCAAGTACGCCGAGGATGGCGCGCTGCTGATCGACATGACCCTCACGACGGCCGCGTGCCCGTTGACGGACATGATCGAAGAGCAGGTCGGCTCCAACATTGAGTCCCTCGTGGACGAATGGCGTCTCAACTGGGTTTGGATGCCACCATGGGGTCCGGAGCGCATCACTGATGACGGACGTGATCAGATGCGCGCGCTTGGATTCAACATCTAA
- a CDS encoding energy-coupling factor transporter transmembrane component T family protein, giving the protein MRGNAMKIGLFVPGNSVVHRAPLWHKYVFVLGVGVLLLVWRNPWVSLALVVLSYVFFALAGSRIRRSWWVPMRALWWIFVLLGIYQWWLNGWQDVIMVLGTMIAAMHWARLLVLTTPLSELMEGLERVLSPLRYVGLRPAVFSLAIAIMIRSIPMIIGAAQDTVDAANARGLGKNPIALAAPTIITTIATARTTGDALAARGILESDY; this is encoded by the coding sequence ATGCGCGGTAACGCTATGAAGATCGGGCTGTTTGTGCCCGGCAACAGTGTGGTGCACCGGGCGCCGCTCTGGCACAAGTATGTGTTCGTGCTTGGCGTTGGCGTGCTGTTGCTCGTGTGGCGCAACCCGTGGGTCTCTCTGGCCCTCGTAGTGCTGTCCTACGTTTTCTTCGCACTCGCTGGCTCGCGGATTCGCCGGAGCTGGTGGGTACCGATGCGCGCACTCTGGTGGATCTTCGTCCTGTTGGGGATCTACCAATGGTGGCTCAACGGTTGGCAAGACGTGATAATGGTGCTCGGGACCATGATTGCAGCTATGCACTGGGCGCGACTGCTGGTCCTAACAACACCGCTTTCAGAACTCATGGAGGGACTGGAGCGAGTGCTCTCGCCGCTGCGCTATGTAGGACTGCGTCCCGCCGTGTTTTCGTTGGCCATCGCCATCATGATCAGATCTATTCCGATGATCATTGGCGCGGCCCAAGATACGGTCGATGCGGCCAACGCTCGGGGACTCGGAAAGAACCCCATTGCCCTCGCCGCCCCGACCATCATCACCACTATTGCCACCGCTCGCACCACGGGCGACGCGCTTGCGGCGCGCGGAATTTTAGAAAGCGATTACTAA
- a CDS encoding ATP-binding cassette domain-containing protein, giving the protein MISVSGLELRAGARLLMEDVSFRIDKGDKIGLVGRNGAGKTTLTRVLAGEGLPANGTVTRTGTIGYLPQDPRTPDMEQLARDRILSARGLDRVVRDLRQAQVDMASDDKSVHDSAMRRYDRLEAEFLAGGGYAAESEAATICANLALEDRILEQPLKTLSGGQRRRVELARILYANADTLLLDEPTNHLDADSITWLREFLKNYQGGLIVISHDTDLLEATVNKVLHLDANRGEIDIYNMIWKRYLLQRETDERARKRERANTEKKAQVLMDQANKMRAKATKAVAAQSMIKRAEKMLSGLQEERATDRVAALRFPDPAPCGKTPLVAEGLSKSYGSLEIFTDVDLAIDRGSRVVILGLNGAGKTTLLRMLAGVDKPDTGKLVPGHGLKIGYYAQEHETLDHDRSVLENMRSAAPASLGDADVRGILGSFMFSGDDVDKPAGVLSGGEKTRLALATIVASSANVLLLDEPTNNLDPASRREILGALRSYTGAVVMVSHDEGAVEALNPERVVLLPDGAEDLWNDDYLDLVTLA; this is encoded by the coding sequence GTGATCTCCGTTTCCGGCTTGGAGCTGCGCGCTGGTGCGCGCTTGTTGATGGAGGATGTTTCCTTCCGAATCGACAAAGGCGACAAAATCGGTCTCGTGGGCCGCAATGGCGCAGGCAAAACTACTTTGACGCGAGTGCTCGCAGGCGAGGGGTTGCCGGCTAACGGCACCGTCACTCGCACGGGCACCATCGGCTACTTGCCACAGGACCCTCGCACGCCAGACATGGAGCAGCTCGCTCGCGACCGTATTCTTTCGGCGCGCGGTCTGGACCGTGTAGTTCGCGATCTGCGCCAGGCGCAGGTCGATATGGCTAGCGATGACAAGTCAGTTCACGATAGCGCCATGCGCCGCTATGACCGGCTGGAAGCTGAGTTCCTTGCGGGCGGCGGTTACGCTGCCGAGTCCGAAGCAGCAACGATTTGCGCCAACTTGGCCCTTGAGGATCGCATCCTTGAGCAGCCGTTGAAGACTCTCTCAGGTGGTCAGCGACGCCGTGTTGAACTCGCGCGAATCTTGTACGCGAACGCCGACACGCTGCTGCTTGACGAACCCACCAACCACTTGGACGCTGACTCCATTACGTGGCTGCGCGAGTTCTTGAAGAACTACCAGGGCGGATTGATCGTGATTTCCCACGACACCGACCTCCTCGAAGCCACCGTCAACAAGGTGCTTCACCTCGACGCTAACCGCGGCGAAATCGATATCTACAACATGATCTGGAAGCGCTACCTCTTGCAGCGCGAGACGGATGAGCGTGCGCGTAAGCGCGAACGTGCCAACACGGAAAAGAAGGCTCAGGTCCTCATGGACCAGGCCAACAAGATGCGTGCCAAGGCAACGAAGGCTGTTGCGGCTCAGTCCATGATCAAGCGTGCCGAGAAGATGCTCTCCGGTTTGCAGGAAGAGCGTGCCACCGATCGCGTTGCAGCTCTGCGCTTCCCGGATCCAGCACCGTGTGGCAAGACGCCTCTCGTGGCCGAAGGTCTCTCGAAGTCCTACGGCTCCCTCGAAATTTTCACGGACGTGGATTTGGCGATCGACCGCGGTTCACGCGTTGTGATCTTGGGCCTCAACGGTGCCGGTAAGACCACGCTTTTGCGCATGCTGGCTGGCGTGGACAAGCCGGACACCGGAAAGCTCGTTCCGGGTCACGGCCTGAAGATCGGCTACTACGCGCAGGAACACGAAACCCTGGACCATGATCGTTCGGTTCTGGAAAACATGCGCTCCGCCGCTCCGGCGTCCCTGGGTGACGCAGATGTGCGTGGCATCTTGGGTTCCTTTATGTTCTCCGGCGATGACGTGGACAAGCCTGCTGGCGTGCTCTCCGGTGGCGAGAAGACCCGTTTGGCCTTGGCCACCATCGTGGCTTCAAGTGCCAACGTCTTGCTCCTCGATGAGCCCACCAACAACTTGGACCCGGCATCGCGCCGCGAAATCCTGGGTGCCTTGCGCAGCTACACCGGCGCTGTGGTCATGGTGAGCCACGACGAAGGCGCCGTGGAAGCTCTCAATCCAGAACGCGTGGTCCTCTTGCCTGATGGCGCCGAGGACCTCTGGAACGACGACTACCTCGATTTGGTAACCCTCGCCTAA
- a CDS encoding neutral zinc metallopeptidase — translation MSFNDNAQLDPGRVNDSRGRSGGKIAAGGGGILVLILAALFGINPQVLNDLGLGGTSSSQSQTQSTDGAQSQDCKTGADADQRSDCRIIGTVQSLDAFWGPYLAKYKVEHADPDIEIFSDAVNTGCGQASSDVGPFYCPADQTGYFDVGFFDLLRDRFGASGGPLAEEYVVAHEYGHHIQNEIGTLQYSQQGGTGPTSGAVRVELQADCFAGLWAAYASETKDSQGNSFLEPFTKADLQDALSAAQAVGDDRIQEASTGRVMPEAWTHGSAAQRQAWFMQGYETGDINKCNTLESKDLNNPA, via the coding sequence ATGAGCTTCAATGACAATGCACAACTAGACCCGGGACGTGTCAACGATTCTCGTGGCCGATCTGGCGGCAAAATTGCTGCCGGCGGTGGCGGAATCTTGGTGCTTATCTTGGCTGCACTCTTTGGTATCAACCCGCAGGTTCTGAACGATTTGGGACTGGGCGGTACGTCTTCGTCGCAATCGCAGACGCAGAGCACTGATGGCGCACAAAGCCAGGACTGCAAGACCGGCGCTGACGCCGACCAGCGTTCTGACTGCCGCATCATCGGTACCGTACAGAGCCTAGATGCCTTCTGGGGCCCCTACCTCGCAAAGTACAAGGTAGAGCACGCTGATCCAGACATCGAGATCTTCTCCGACGCCGTCAACACTGGCTGCGGTCAGGCCTCCTCTGACGTTGGACCGTTCTACTGCCCAGCTGACCAGACCGGCTACTTCGACGTAGGGTTCTTCGATCTCTTGCGTGATCGCTTTGGCGCAAGCGGTGGACCGCTCGCCGAAGAATACGTAGTTGCCCATGAATACGGCCACCACATCCAAAATGAGATCGGAACGCTCCAGTACTCACAGCAGGGCGGCACTGGCCCAACCTCTGGCGCCGTACGCGTAGAGCTTCAGGCTGACTGCTTCGCTGGCTTGTGGGCCGCCTACGCTTCCGAGACAAAGGACTCCCAGGGCAATAGCTTCTTGGAGCCGTTCACGAAGGCTGACCTTCAGGACGCACTATCCGCAGCTCAAGCTGTTGGCGACGACCGTATCCAGGAAGCATCCACCGGCCGCGTGATGCCGGAAGCGTGGACGCACGGCTCAGCAGCCCAGCGTCAAGCATGGTTCATGCAGGGCTACGAAACCGGCGACATCAACAAGTGCAACACTTTGGAATCCAAGGATCTCAACAATCCTGCCTAA
- a CDS encoding biotin transporter BioY: protein MTSSTPSTTRSSATNRRRFGAQDIALIAVFAALIAALTLVPAIPVGPLGVPITLQTFGVAVAALVLGAWRGFCAVGLYLIAGFAGLPVFAKFSAGLGVLAGPSAGYLIAFPITALITGALATYYLRRTGSLSRIMLFVAAIAGSIISTHPLGILGMRINGHIPLDKAFLVDMAYWPGDIIKSLLAALIAAMVFKAFPRFAHRTFS from the coding sequence ATGACTTCAAGCACTCCTTCCACCACGCGATCTTCCGCTACGAACCGCCGCCGTTTCGGCGCGCAGGACATCGCCCTCATCGCTGTTTTCGCGGCGCTCATTGCCGCTCTCACCCTGGTTCCCGCCATCCCCGTCGGCCCACTCGGCGTACCCATTACTTTGCAGACCTTCGGCGTCGCCGTGGCCGCGCTGGTTCTCGGCGCGTGGCGTGGTTTTTGCGCCGTGGGCTTGTACTTGATTGCCGGCTTCGCTGGCCTTCCGGTCTTCGCGAAGTTCTCCGCTGGTCTCGGCGTTCTTGCAGGACCGTCGGCTGGCTACCTCATTGCGTTCCCCATTACCGCTTTGATCACGGGCGCCTTGGCGACCTACTACTTGCGCCGCACGGGCTCCCTCAGCCGCATCATGCTATTCGTCGCAGCGATCGCCGGTTCCATCATCTCCACGCACCCGCTGGGCATTCTCGGCATGAGAATCAACGGCCACATCCCCTTGGACAAAGCATTCCTCGTGGACATGGCGTACTGGCCAGGTGACATCATTAAGTCACTTCTCGCGGCATTGATCGCCGCGATGGTCTTCAAGGCATTCCCGCGATTTGCCCACCGTACCTTCAGCTAA
- the sufC gene encoding Fe-S cluster assembly ATPase SufC yields the protein MSVLEIKDLHVSIDTEQGPKEILKGVTLTIKSGETHAIMGPNGSGKSTLASSIAGHPRYNITGGEILLDGENVLEMSVDERARAGLFLAMQYPVEVPGVTMTNFLRTAKTAIDGEAPSLRHWTKDVKSAMENLKIDADFANRNVNEGFSGGEKKRVEILQLELFKPKFAVLDETDSGLDVDALRIVSEGVNRAHEANNMGTLLITHYTRILRYIKPDFVHVFVDGHIAEEGGPELADRLEEEGYDRYLAKA from the coding sequence ATGTCTGTACTTGAAATCAAAGACCTCCACGTATCGATCGACACCGAGCAGGGCCCGAAGGAGATCCTCAAGGGCGTAACCTTGACGATCAAGTCCGGCGAGACCCACGCCATCATGGGCCCTAACGGCTCCGGCAAGTCCACCTTGGCTTCGTCCATCGCTGGCCACCCTCGCTACAACATCACCGGCGGAGAAATCCTCCTTGACGGCGAAAACGTCCTCGAGATGTCCGTTGACGAGCGTGCTCGCGCCGGCCTCTTCTTGGCCATGCAGTACCCAGTTGAGGTTCCAGGCGTCACGATGACCAACTTCTTGCGCACCGCCAAGACGGCCATCGACGGCGAAGCTCCTTCTTTGCGTCACTGGACCAAGGACGTCAAGAGCGCCATGGAAAACCTCAAGATCGATGCCGACTTCGCGAACCGAAACGTGAACGAAGGCTTCTCCGGTGGCGAGAAGAAGCGCGTTGAAATCCTTCAGCTCGAACTCTTCAAGCCGAAGTTCGCAGTCCTCGACGAGACCGACTCCGGCCTTGACGTTGACGCACTGCGCATCGTTTCCGAAGGCGTCAACCGCGCTCACGAAGCGAACAACATGGGCACCTTGCTCATCACCCACTACACCCGCATTCTTCGCTACATCAAGCCTGACTTCGTTCACGTGTTCGTTGACGGCCACATCGCAGAAGAAGGCGGGCCGGAACTGGCCGACCGTCTTGAAGAAGAGGGCTACGACCGTTACTTGGCAAAGGCCTAA
- the sufB gene encoding Fe-S cluster assembly protein SufB, which produces MTDQLAQDTQDPGVIAEILEKNPELQGLGTYEYGWADKNDAGANARRGLSEEVVRDISSKKNEPQWILDLRLKGLKYFEKKPMPTWGADLSGIDFDNIKYFVRSTEKQAQSWEDLPEDIRNTYEKLGIPEAERSRLVAGVAAQYESEVVYHQIREDLEAQGVIFLDTDTGLREHPEIFQEYFGSVIPAGDNKFASLNTAVWSGGSFVYVPKGVHVEIPLQAYFRINTENMGQFERTLIIADEDSYVHYIEGCTAPIYQSDSLHSAVVEIIVKKNARVRYTTIQNWSTNVYNLVTKRAICEEGATMEWIDGNIGSKVTMKYPAVYLVGEHAKGETLSIAFAGKDQHQDTGSKMVHIAPNTSSSIVAKSVARNGGRSAYRGLVQVREGAKGVKNSVVCDALLVDTISRSDTYPYIDVREDDVTMGHEATVSRVSEEQLFYLMSRGLAEDEAMAMIVRGFIEPIARELPMEYALELNRLIELQMEGSVG; this is translated from the coding sequence ATGACTGATCAGTTGGCACAGGACACTCAGGATCCTGGCGTTATCGCCGAAATCCTTGAGAAGAACCCAGAGCTACAGGGCTTGGGTACCTACGAATACGGTTGGGCTGACAAGAACGACGCCGGCGCCAATGCTCGTCGTGGCTTGAGCGAAGAAGTTGTTCGCGACATTTCGTCGAAGAAGAACGAGCCCCAGTGGATTCTGGATCTTCGTCTGAAGGGCCTGAAGTACTTCGAAAAGAAGCCAATGCCAACCTGGGGCGCAGATCTCTCTGGCATCGACTTCGACAACATCAAGTACTTCGTGCGTTCTACCGAGAAGCAGGCCCAGAGCTGGGAAGACCTTCCGGAAGACATCCGCAACACGTACGAAAAGCTGGGCATCCCCGAGGCTGAGCGTTCCCGCTTGGTTGCTGGTGTGGCAGCCCAGTACGAATCTGAGGTTGTATACCATCAGATCCGTGAAGACCTCGAAGCTCAGGGCGTTATCTTCCTTGACACCGACACCGGTCTGCGCGAGCACCCGGAGATCTTCCAGGAATACTTCGGCTCCGTGATTCCTGCTGGCGACAACAAGTTCGCTTCGCTGAACACGGCCGTTTGGTCCGGTGGCTCTTTCGTGTACGTCCCTAAGGGCGTTCACGTGGAAATCCCACTCCAAGCATACTTCCGTATCAATACGGAGAACATGGGTCAGTTTGAGCGCACGCTCATCATTGCTGACGAAGATTCTTACGTGCACTACATCGAAGGCTGCACGGCTCCGATCTACCAGTCGGACTCCTTGCACTCTGCTGTTGTGGAAATCATCGTGAAGAAGAACGCTCGCGTTCGCTACACGACCATCCAGAACTGGTCCACGAACGTATACAACCTCGTGACCAAGCGCGCCATCTGCGAAGAAGGCGCCACCATGGAATGGATCGATGGCAATATCGGCTCCAAGGTCACCATGAAGTACCCAGCTGTGTACTTGGTTGGCGAGCACGCGAAGGGCGAAACCCTCTCGATTGCATTCGCCGGCAAGGATCAGCACCAGGACACCGGTTCCAAGATGGTCCACATCGCTCCGAACACCTCTTCCTCCATCGTGGCGAAGTCGGTGGCTCGTAACGGCGGCCGTTCCGCATACCGCGGTCTGGTCCAGGTTCGCGAAGGCGCCAAGGGTGTCAAGAACTCGGTAGTGTGTGACGCCTTGTTGGTGGACACCATTTCGCGCTCCGATACCTACCCATACATTGACGTTCGTGAAGACGATGTCACCATGGGCCACGAGGCAACGGTTTCCCGCGTCTCCGAAGAGCAGCTGTTCTACCTGATGTCCCGCGGCCTGGCCGAAGACGAAGCAATGGCGATGATCGTCCGTGGCTTCATCGAGCCAATCGCTCGCGAGCTTCCAATGGAATACGCGCTTGAACTCAACCGACTCATTGAACTTCAGATGGAAGGGTCGGTGGGCTAA
- the sufD gene encoding Fe-S cluster assembly protein SufD, with amino-acid sequence MTTHAKPMIDGMTEEGEKLNSANVDIEHAAKDNPAARLIGNSKEAVKLMNSRAERVQSFDVADFPLPKGREEEWRFSPLKKLAPLFEDAATDVQDGQEAVDYFVSENIDGVSVSTLAIGEAPRGTVLVPADRPAVVASKNVENALHVKIAADAELTEPVIITATGQGAGRRGNAHYVIEVGNHASAVVVLDHRGSANLTENVEIIVGDGANVRVVTLQQWDDTARHAGQTDAVVGRDATYRHVAVSLGGEVVRLNSNVRFAAEGAEAELFGLYFADAHQHLEHRSFVDHNAPRNTSNVLYKGALQGAGARTVWVGDVLIQKQAEGTSSYEANRNLVLTDGARADSVPNLEIETGLIEGAGHASTTGRFDDEHLFYFMARGIDEKTARLLVVRGFLNEIVQQIGVASIEEEIIASLDKELEATDAVAAAAAAKA; translated from the coding sequence ATGACTACTCACGCAAAGCCAATGATTGATGGCATGACCGAAGAGGGCGAGAAGCTCAACTCGGCGAATGTTGATATCGAGCATGCCGCAAAAGACAATCCGGCAGCGCGTCTGATCGGCAACTCCAAGGAAGCCGTCAAACTCATGAACTCGCGTGCTGAGCGCGTGCAAAGCTTCGACGTTGCAGACTTCCCGTTGCCGAAGGGCCGCGAAGAAGAGTGGCGCTTTAGCCCTCTCAAGAAGCTTGCTCCGTTGTTCGAAGACGCCGCTACGGATGTTCAGGATGGCCAGGAAGCAGTTGATTACTTTGTTTCCGAAAACATCGATGGCGTGAGCGTTTCTACGCTCGCCATCGGCGAAGCACCGCGCGGAACCGTCTTGGTTCCTGCGGATCGCCCGGCTGTTGTTGCTTCCAAGAACGTTGAAAACGCTCTCCACGTCAAGATCGCAGCGGATGCCGAGCTCACCGAGCCTGTCATCATCACCGCTACGGGTCAGGGCGCTGGTCGTCGCGGAAATGCGCACTATGTCATCGAGGTAGGCAACCACGCAAGTGCCGTCGTCGTACTCGATCACCGTGGCTCCGCAAACCTCACCGAAAATGTGGAAATCATTGTCGGCGACGGTGCCAATGTTCGCGTCGTCACCCTGCAGCAGTGGGATGACACCGCCAGGCACGCAGGACAGACGGATGCGGTTGTGGGCCGCGATGCGACCTACCGTCACGTCGCTGTTTCCCTGGGTGGCGAAGTGGTTCGCTTGAACTCCAACGTTCGCTTTGCCGCCGAAGGCGCCGAAGCCGAGCTGTTTGGCCTCTACTTCGCAGACGCACACCAGCACCTCGAGCACCGCAGCTTCGTGGACCACAACGCTCCACGCAACACCTCGAACGTCCTCTACAAGGGCGCTCTCCAGGGTGCTGGCGCACGCACGGTATGGGTTGGCGATGTGCTGATCCAGAAGCAGGCTGAAGGCACGAGTTCCTACGAAGCCAACCGCAACCTCGTGTTGACGGACGGCGCCCGCGCAGACTCCGTGCCTAACCTTGAGATCGAAACCGGTCTTATCGAAGGTGCAGGACACGCATCCACCACCGGCCGCTTTGATGACGAGCACTTGTTCTACTTCATGGCCCGTGGCATCGACGAGAAGACGGCCCGCCTTTTGGTGGTCCGTGGCTTCTTGAACGAGATCGTTCAGCAGATCGGTGTTGCTTCTATCGAGGAAGAAATCATTGCTTCGCTCGATAAGGAATTGGAAGCCACTGACGCCGTCGCCGCTGCCGCAGCTGCCAAGGCCTAA
- a CDS encoding helix-turn-helix domain-containing protein has protein sequence MYSSSASAADSPQGSTDAPAGEDRTRDRVLSMVLEDGPISAAELGKALRLTPAAVRRHLDALTDSGLVEVKSMARQASGAGRPARRYVVSQGGQARLGDDYLHIAVDALRDLQKYGGSEAVDEFVARRFEDLETRYARELEGIDSLEDRATKLAELLSADGFVGYTREAGLIGFNNLNQPINPALQAAMAAVQLCQGHCPVLGLAKEFPQFCEHETGMFSRLLGVDVRRLSTLATGGHVCTTHIPVGRFYTANAREKRVRVKSTRQEKLR, from the coding sequence GTGTATTCATCTTCAGCCTCGGCCGCAGACAGCCCTCAGGGCTCCACTGACGCGCCCGCGGGGGAGGATCGCACTCGCGATCGCGTCCTCTCGATGGTGCTTGAAGACGGACCAATTTCTGCAGCCGAATTAGGCAAAGCCCTCCGATTGACTCCCGCTGCAGTCCGCAGGCACCTTGATGCACTGACGGATTCTGGCCTGGTTGAAGTGAAATCTATGGCTCGCCAAGCGAGCGGTGCTGGTCGACCAGCACGTCGCTACGTGGTTTCCCAGGGTGGTCAAGCCCGCCTTGGTGACGATTATCTCCATATCGCGGTCGACGCTCTGCGGGACCTCCAAAAGTATGGTGGATCAGAAGCAGTTGACGAGTTTGTCGCGAGGCGGTTTGAAGATCTCGAAACGCGTTACGCTCGTGAGCTTGAAGGCATCGATTCTCTCGAGGATCGGGCCACGAAACTCGCGGAACTACTGTCCGCAGATGGATTTGTGGGCTATACCCGCGAAGCTGGGTTGATCGGTTTCAATAACCTCAATCAACCCATCAACCCGGCCTTGCAAGCGGCCATGGCTGCCGTGCAGTTGTGCCAAGGGCATTGCCCGGTTTTGGGACTCGCGAAAGAGTTCCCACAGTTTTGTGAACACGAAACGGGGATGTTTTCCCGGCTTCTTGGTGTTGACGTGAGAAGACTCTCCACGTTAGCCACCGGGGGACATGTGTGCACTACCCATATCCCCGTCGGGCGCTTTTACACGGCTAACGCGCGGGAGAAGAGAGTCAGAGTGAAGTCCACCAGGCAGGAGAAACTGAGATGA